The genomic stretch CTTATGAAATGTTTCAACACCTACATGTATCTGGTACACAAATAATTGTAATGTAATACAATCTGATGAATCAgcataatgttaaaatatgttcgGTGTTTTGTGACCTCATTTAAACACAACAGTATGTAACATGGCCCCTAGACACTGTGTTATATTCTCTGTCATCAGTACATCTACATGTTCCTCCAGATGGCGTTTTGGATCCTGAAATATACAACAAAGagcaaaaataattattgttctaAACCCATTTAGTATTACAAGAACTTGACCATCATTTTTGGAGCACTTGTCCGAAGGAATACTTAACCAATATTCCTAATTATTTGTTTATGATTACAGTAATGGGTAATTAAGACTTAACCTTTTCACCTGGCCTCATGGCTACTTCACATTTTACCTTTTACCCTGTTCCAAGAAATAgggaaattattttaactgagcCCTGGTACCATATTTATCAATGTTCTAAGTCTGAAACATTATCTCTAAAAGCTAAAGTTGCTGTAACTTCTGAAATGCATCTGAACTgctgattttttgtttgtttggggtataacgccatttttttcaacagtatttcagttttgtaatggCGAacagttgacctaaccagtgtttctggactctgtaccagtacaaaccgtttctccacaagtaactgccaacttccccacatgaatcagaggcgaatgatttcagacacaatgtcttttatcaaatagacTTTAGAGAACATACGCCTAGCTCAGTGATCGAATTCACGACCCTGCtatctgtagatctgtgctctccatACTGAGCCAAATGTTAGCTGTCTTTAAACAATAGAAAGTGCTGTATCCATACAAGTTTAGTGAGGGTATTAAATTAACAAATATAGGGCTAAAGAAATTCAGTATTTAAGTTTAAGTCAATGCTAATGAAACTGAGCCTAGGTTACATGTACATGCTTCAAGAATCCTAAAAACTATTCACAAATGTTAAACTAAAACATGCATACCTTGCAGACAACTATTTTGCATAAATAAGTCAGGCTTTCTTTGTAAAGGTTATACTGACATTATTAAAAGTATAATCAAAACTGTTTTATGTACAAGAATGTGCCAACCCATtacaacatttataaaaacttgtataaaagaattttaaaattattaacaaaTCTGAATGCTTTCCAAAACACAGTTTTTATTCCCATCCAATTTTAAAGTTACTCATTTTAAACAAGTATTAGATAAATTTATCACAAGTTTTCTTACTGTGATAAATGTTTTACTGATAACACCCTAGACATTCAAGAATGTGTTTTAAATCCAGACTAGCCCAACATTCTGAAACATGCAGCCTCTTATAGCTATTGTTTGATTCACAAATTCTGTTACAGGTTTTTGTGGGGCTTTTACCAGCTGATTAATAATAGTaattacgaggggcgttcaatatgtaatgttactccgtatgtagttccgtaaccgctggctatttttagatgcggttttcggctcattataaagcaatttattgggaacacaatgctatatgaattataaatatcgacaggttcaaagtaaaaatataatcattttagtgaggtgtacttAGGTATACTgaaccataattataatttaggtttgtcctgggcatccagtctcagaaaaatagaataacttgtaaaatcacaaaattctatcttttttctacgaggtacagcaatttgtgatgagtttgagtttgttttaaactatttattgcattttgaattttacaacacaactaaaaatatctaaactcgaggttgattccatctggaatgggtgttgagagcgattaatcaaagttgtaaggaCTAGTtttgcaatcgagaattaagatactagtatcaactttaaatacaagaatttttaaacgatgattatcgtgcctgacaaaattgcagaggcttattgtactcaccttatcatttttcgagtaaaatatacacactcaattttaaactgttataaacatttttattttagttttcatatgtttttgtgaagatcatgatttgttttatctgtttaaactgaacattgaactatagttctagttgttgaatagtagaatcaaggaattgcatattacattCTCAATATTtcggacataaaattgtccagtgtacccgagtacacctcactcaaatgattatatttttactttggatctacagatttttataatttatacagcattgtgttgccaataaattgctctataatgtgccgaaaaccgcatctaaaaatgataagcagTTACCGAACTACagacggagtaacattacatattgaacgcccctcgtacacTTTAAGCAGTTCTAAACAATAAACATTcatataaaacttttaatttttcaaacatcaCAATACtctttgaaaattcagcaaataaacaagagcaccgccttgcgggtgcagacgctcatctgatttttttgtctctgtataatagaaatattgtcctacccatgattttctaagtccaaaaagggccatacttcttacaaaaagcatgatggagttatgttttcttgatatacagagtcagcttatgatggttaacaactgacgcaagtttcaaagcaatagctttgatagcttaaaagaaaattttacctaaacataaaacttaaataagaaatctgatattttctaagtccaaaaggggtcataattcttacaaaaagcaggatggagaaatgtttcttgctgtatggGGTCAGCTTGTGATgatgaacaagagttgcaagttttaaagcaatagctttgatagtttaggagaaaagctgacctaaactcaagttttaaccaagaaatctgattttctaagtccaaaaggggccataattcttgcaaaaagcaggatggagttatgtttcttgctgtttaTGGTCAGCTATtgttggtgaacaagtgttgcaaagtttcaaagcaatagctttgacagtttaggagaaaagctgacctaaacataaaacttaaccaggcaacgccgacgccaatcaaaaaatcagatgagctaaaaagaccaGGTTGTGTGCTTCATGTTTACTGGACGCATTTCAAAAGTTTGGACATCACCAAAGTTTTCATTATGGGAGCCTGCAGgataatttaaattttgatgatatttttgtGAATAGAAATTTTCTACACTGTAAACTTTACTGAAATTGTTACAACTTAACACATTATCTCTAATAATGTGTTAGTCTGTCTGCTTATTTTTTAGATAAATGACCCTGATGTAAGAGATTCGCACATTTCAAACAGCTCTGAACGCATGAtttggaattatttcatgtgtcaacattttttCTTATCAATTTTTAACTTAAATTAAAGTAAtgttactggttttattttattaatgtatacACAGGATAACATTTATAACCAGGCTGATTTCCCTCTCAGTATGCCAGTGTCAGACTTTATTCTATGTTATAAAGATAAATTACATTATCCAACATCCAGAATTATCTTAAATTAtcataatgaaaacaaaagacgGGAAAGAAAGTTAATTTTAACATCTTATAAATTTCAGCAGTAACTTAATTCATTatattgtctgcactgttcgctattcgatcagtaaattttcagtgaaaagacaccccttcgaataattaaTGGTACCGCCCATATTGAAtagtggaccagtccatttcagactAAGGTACAGACGGACAGAGTAGTTCCAATGCCTCTCTTCAGTGGTAAAGAACAACCTGTTACAGATTTTGTGAATCTAACAGTAGAATGCAAACTGCATCATTATAAACAGCCATTAATCAGCATGACAAAGTACAAGAGCAGCACTTAAGTTACAGGTAATGAAACATGTTTACCTGTTTCCCAACATTTTTTATTGCAAGTTGTTCTGGTGTCATGCTTTCTTCCTCCTCTAATGCCTGAAAACAACAGTAGCTCATTTTAAATATGCTGATCACTAGTTTAAATcatcttttttatgttttcaaatatatatttcctaTGCATTATAACTCATGATAATGTGATAATTTGTCATACAACTCAAGATGTGATAAATGTTATTTCTAAATCCCTAGTGTGTGTTTTGATGGAGAAGTTattagtttaaataaaaaagaatagcTATATCTGAATACTTAActacaaattaaataaaatcacttCAACAAGGGGAGGTCATTGGGTAAAAGTTATgtcatattttttctatttaaaactaaaatatgtCAGTGTGGATGTTCAACTATAAACAATCCCACCAAAAATGCTTTTAGAAATGATTAAGTATGACACATATAATTTTCcacataaaagatatatttccTAGCTCTTCAATTCAATTCTTCTAATAACAATCAAGTGACATCTTGTTAAAGGTAATAACTTGCAAAGAAACCTTTACTGGGGAACAGTTTAAATTACTGACTCGTTAACATTGAAATATTCCATTTGATAAACAGGGTCACCATTTGTTTGGAAGTTTCTGAAAATTTGTATTCGTAAGTGACCTTTGGTGCAAACACACTGATACGAAGACATCTTCAACTGCGCAGCTTTAAATACTGGCAAAAGCATTTGTTTACCTTCTaggaaaatatatattacaagttaTAAACtgactttcaaaatatttagCCAGAAAGTACctctttttaaaatgatttgttcAGCAAAGTATTAGATCAGATGGAGGATCCTCAGTTGACATTACAAGCATAGGCTGGTACCTAGCTAGAAGTTGCTAGAACCACTGATCTTCAGCAAAAAAACCCCCCACAAGATTACTCTCTGGTGCACTCTTACCACTGAAACAAGGTTTCGAACCTACAGCTCTTAAGGAGCAAGAGATTTGCATGCAACAACCTTAAAAGTGCTTTCAAAGTGGTCCAATCTtttatcatgaaaacaaacatacacattttataacattcaacATGTTACCTATACAGTTTGAACAAAATGGGAAACACTAAAATGTGTATGTTGTACAGAGGTTGTAGCTCTTGAGAGGTTAGTACACTAAGAAGTTTTTCTTCATAAGAATGAAACTATCTGACTGTGGTGATTCATCTAGTAACACGTATGTGCCATGTTAAAATTATCATAGTGTACAGCAATCATTATTTACAAGCAGACAGGTATTTGCTCAAGAGCATGTCCATATCAAGAGGTTAGATTGTACCTTGTGATAATTTTTGGCGAGTTCCAACATCTCCTTGACAACTGTTTCATTGGTAGAACAATGTGTTTTATAATCTTGTAATGTGAGGCCATCTGCCCAAGATTTCTTGTGGAGATTCAACAACATCTTCTGTTCCAGCTCGTTTTTCCTGTAGTTGATGGCGATTGAATAATAATGACGATTGAGACCATGTATAAGAGCCTGAAAAGCagatattgttatcattattattcagagtggtttgtttgtttcttgtttgttttaagtCAAACTAACAAAATTGAAGTCATATGGCAACTCTCTAGTTTCAATGGTACAGGAAAATACAAGGTGCCGGACTAGAAATTATTTTAGACACAGGCAGGCACCTGGCTAGAACTACTAACTGGCTGTAAACCAGCTTACTGGATTCCACATATGACAGACAAGCAAGACTCAAAACCACAAAGGTCATGAGCACTTTGAAATTCTAAGAGAAAGGGACAATTTAAAGCATGAAAAGTTAAAATTGGAcataattttaagttaaaataacAGAGTTATATAACTTGTTTTCATCTAATGATGCTGaaaacatgtgtgaagtttgaaagcttttagccaagtagtttctgagaaatctgcttacaagcaaaactttaacctgaaattcttagttgataagaggcataattgtgacaaaataaaagctagagttatgtcaCTTGTTCCGTGAGATCAACATGATGTCAAagatgtgtgaagtttgaaagcatttggctaagtagtttttgagaaacctgattacatgcaaaactttagccTGAGCTTTGTAATGCGGACACCAATGACAATGAATGGAGATTACAAAAGCTCTACTATCTGAAAACTTTCCAATAGTTGAGCTAAATAACATGCATTTGTCCACTTtgctgatgatgtataccaagttttgtttgaattggatgaaaactgttaagAGTTGAGTACACAAGTAGTATGATAACAGGCAGATGAACTGTTCAAACAGAGTAATGTCCCAGGTCTTAAGCATCTGgtgtataaaatttaatttttattaaaaatttgccATCAATGGCAGCCCTGGTTACCTGTATAGAGGGTTTATGTAAATGTCCTAGGTTAGAGGTTGTCTGTCTGGGCTCCTGTCCTAGTACCATCATGTTGGGATTGATCAATCTAAATGCATCTATCACCACCTGTAAATAGAAAGAATATATATGACGTTTTTAtacattaacaaaaaacaacttaCATGTAGACACAATTCCAGAGCATGTTTTAGTAATGTTTTATTGCCCAATTTTTTGCTAATTGTTAGCAAGACATGATCCAGCACAAAACAGTATCAGAGCTTAAAATCAGAGCATCTGTATCTAACATGACTTTTCAGTATTAACATAGCTGTGGATAGGGTCTTGATCCCCTAACAATCAAGGCAATCTCAGCTGTGTATAGGGTCTTGTTCCGCCAACAATTACGACACAAGGTATATGACACTATACCATCCTCAAAACTTCAGAAACTGCTACAGTTTGT from Mercenaria mercenaria strain notata chromosome 16, MADL_Memer_1, whole genome shotgun sequence encodes the following:
- the LOC123540616 gene encoding 26S proteasome non-ATPase regulatory subunit 14; protein product: MDRLLRLGGGMHGLGQGAPPSDAPAVDTAEQVYISSLALLKMLKHGRAGVPMEVMGLMLGEFVDDYTVRVIDVFAMPQSGTGVSVEAVDPVFQAKMLDMLKQTGRPEMVVGWYHSHPGFGCWLSGVDINTQQSFEALSERAVAVVVDPIQSVKGKVVIDAFRLINPNMMVLGQEPRQTTSNLGHLHKPSIQALIHGLNRHYYSIAINYRKNELEQKMLLNLHKKSWADGLTLQDYKTHCSTNETVVKEMLELAKNYHKALEEEESMTPEQLAIKNVGKQDPKRHLEEHVDVLMTENITQCLGAMLHTVVFK